Proteins encoded in a region of the Candidatus Providencia siddallii genome:
- the cgtA gene encoding Obg family GTPase CgtA — protein MKFIDEAEILVIAGNGGNGCISFRREKYVPKGGPDGGDGGDGGDVYLQANKDLNTLIDCCFEKIFRADNGQNGHSCKCTGKRGKDITIKIPIGTRVKNIDTNEIICDMTKHNQHHMIAKGGSHGIGNTRFKTSTNQTPRKCTIGKKGEKRKILLELILLADVGTLGMPNAGKSTFVSSISSSKPKIADYPFTTLTPSLAVVSVNHKQSFVIADIPGLIKGAAEGAGIGIRFLKHLERCHLLLHLVDIAPIDNSIPIDNIKTILKELKKYNKKLTTKTQWLIFNKIDLLPKDEYQKQIEKIIKEINWTNKYYMISAINNKGVKKLCVDIMNFIIKSKSTKLQTKDDNNDKNKIDFLW, from the coding sequence TGAAATTTATAGATGAAGCAGAAATATTAGTAATAGCTGGTAATGGCGGAAATGGTTGTATTAGTTTCAGACGTGAGAAATATGTGCCAAAAGGTGGTCCAGACGGTGGAGATGGTGGTGATGGCGGCGATGTTTATTTGCAAGCTAACAAAGATCTTAATACATTAATTGATTGTTGTTTTGAAAAAATATTTCGTGCTGACAATGGACAAAATGGACATAGTTGTAAATGTACTGGAAAACGAGGAAAAGATATTACAATTAAAATTCCTATAGGAACACGTGTAAAAAATATTGATACAAATGAAATAATTTGTGATATGACAAAACATAATCAACATCATATGATAGCAAAAGGTGGTTCTCATGGAATAGGTAATACCCGTTTCAAAACATCTACTAATCAAACTCCAAGAAAATGTACTATTGGAAAAAAAGGTGAAAAAAGAAAAATTTTACTAGAATTAATACTATTAGCTGATGTTGGAACACTTGGAATGCCAAACGCTGGGAAATCCACTTTTGTTAGTTCTATTTCTTCTTCTAAACCAAAAATTGCAGATTATCCATTTACAACATTAACACCTAGTTTAGCTGTAGTATCAGTAAATCATAAACAAAGTTTTGTTATAGCAGATATTCCAGGATTAATAAAAGGAGCGGCAGAAGGTGCTGGTATTGGCATTCGTTTTTTAAAACATTTAGAACGCTGTCATTTATTATTACATTTAGTTGACATTGCACCAATTGATAATTCAATTCCAATTGATAATATAAAAACAATTTTAAAAGAACTAAAAAAATATAATAAAAAATTAACAACTAAAACACAATGGTTAATATTTAATAAAATAGATTTGTTACCTAAAGATGAATATCAAAAACAAATTGAAAAAATAATAAAAGAAATCAACTGGACAAATAAATACTATATGATATCTGCTATTAACAATAAAGGTGTTAAAAAATTATGTGTAGATATAATGAATTTTATTATTAAAAGTAAATCTACAAAATTACAAACAAAAGATGATAATAACGACAAAAACAAAATTGATTTTTTATGGTAA
- the greA gene encoding transcription elongation factor GreA — protein MKYIPMTILGADKLKKELNYLKHIKRKEIIISISEAREHGDLKENAEYHAAREQQSFCENKIQNIESKLSKAQIIDITKITNNGHVIFGTTVTILNLKTNEKLIYRIVGDDEADIKINLISINSPIARGLIRKKINDVVLIKTPRENIKFKILNVEHI, from the coding sequence ATGAAATATATCCCAATGACAATATTAGGTGCTGATAAATTAAAAAAAGAATTAAACTATTTAAAACATATTAAACGTAAGGAAATTATAATATCAATTTCTGAAGCACGCGAACATGGTGATTTAAAAGAAAATGCTGAATATCATGCAGCTCGCGAACAACAAAGTTTTTGTGAAAACAAAATTCAAAACATTGAAAGTAAACTATCAAAAGCTCAAATAATTGATATAACAAAAATTACAAATAATGGACATGTAATTTTTGGTACGACAGTTACAATATTAAATTTAAAAACAAATGAAAAACTAATTTATCGTATTGTTGGTGATGATGAAGCAGATATAAAAATAAATTTAATTTCTATAAATTCACCAATTGCTCGAGGTTTAATAAGAAAAAAAATAAACGATGTAGTATTGATTAAAACTCCTAGAGAAAACATTAAATTTAAAATATTAAATGTTGAACATATATAA